The genomic region GGGAGAAAAAACGCATTTAAAAAACCTGTACTCTGCAAACCAGAATGCCTTAATTCTTATTGGTCCTGAAGGAGATTTTAGCCCACAGGAAGTTGAATTAGCACGAGCAAATGGATTCAAAGAAATTACTCTGGGAACAAGTCGATTGAGAGCTGAAACGGCAGGAGTTGTGGCTTGTAATATTATAAGTTTGGCAAACCAGTAAATTTCAAATTATTGATTTAAGAATACTAAAAATCTAATCCTAATTGTAAAATAGCACGCTACCTCAATGAAAAAAATCATTATTCTGTTTTTTATCATTTTGTTTAACCACAATGCTTTCTCACAAGAAAGTGGGGTGCGCATTGCGTTGCTCAAATATAATGGTGGAGGCGATTGGTATGCCAATCCCAGCTCATTACCCAATCTGATTGAATTTTGTAAGACCAATAAAATTGCCAATATTCAAGCCGAACCTGCCACTGTTGAAGTAGGAAGCAACGAACTCTTCTCCTACCCTTTTGTCCACCTGACAGGCCATGGCAATATCGTTTTCAACAGTCAAGAGGCTCATAACCTACGCCTCTATCTCGAAGCGGGAGGTTTCCTGCATGTAGACGATAATTATGGTTTAAATGCCTATTTCCGAAGAGAAATCAAAAAAGTATTCCCTAAAGAAGAACTTGTTGAACTGCCCTTTTCGCATCCCATTTACCATCAGGTTTATGATTTTAAGACAGGACTACCCAAAATCCACGAACACGACGGAAAAGCCCCACAAGGTTTTGGTATATTCCATAAGGGACGCCTCGTGTGTTTTTATACCTACGAATGCGACTTGGGTGATGGTTGGGAAGATCCATCGGTGCATAACGACACTACAGAGAATCATAACAAAGCACTTAAAATGGGGGCCAATATTTTAGCTTTCGTTTTTTCGCATTAGATTCCAAGCGGCTCACTTCATAAATCTACCCACAAAAGCTATCTTCTTTAAAAGAAAAAATCATTACCTTATAATAGGAATTAATGATAAAAGGAGATCGCTATGAAAATACCAAAGAATACCAAAGGAGTCATAGGCATTTTAACAGGTGGCGGTGATGTTCCGGGTCTAAATCCTGCCATTCGTGCCGTAACCATCAGAGCATTGCGCGAAGGTTACACCGTTTTAGGCATCCGCAAGGGGTGGAAAGGATTGATTGATATTATAAGAGATGAAAAAGCAGATAATAGCGAAAATTATTCCATCCTAACGGAAGAATTGGTCAATAGAGTCGGTCGAACCGGCGGAACCTTTCTGCACAGCTCCCGCATCAATCCATCAAAAACATCAAAATCCCGCGTTCCAATACACTTGCAGGATAAATACAATGCTGAAGTTAACGATCTTACGGAAGAAGTTCTGGCCAATCTGGCCTTTCTTAATATCGATTACCTAATTCCTATTGGTGGTGACGACACCCTAAGTTATGCGGTCCGCTTGGACATGGAAGGCTTTAAAGTTGTTGCGATTCCGAAAACCATGGATAATGACGTACCTGGAACGGATTACTGTATCGGTTTTAGTACCTGTATAACCCGAACCATATCCTTAACTCACAGCTTAAGAACCTCAGCTGGCTCACACGAACGCTTTTTGGTGCTTGAGGTATTCGGCCGTTATGCCGGATTCACTTCTATTTTGCCCACACTGGCAGGTGCTGCCAACCGTTGTGTTATTCCCGAGCACAAATTCGACATTCATCGACTCACCCAACTCATGCTTGAGGATCGATACAAAAATCCCAGTCGCTATTCAGTTGTGTTGATTTCCGAAGGGGCTGCTTTTACAGGTGAAGAAATGATTTTCCAGGATAACGTGACGGATGACTATGGACACAAAAAACTGGGGGGTATTGGTGAACGCGTCTCTGATCAAATGAAACTCTTATCACTCGAATACAATAAGGGAGTCCCCGTAAATGTAATTAATCAAAAATTAGGCTATTTAGTACGTTGCGGCGATCCCGATGCCATCGATTCCATTGTTCCTATGGCATTTGGCAACCTGGCACTCGATCTGATTATAAAAGGCATACACGGACGATTGATTACCCTTCGAAATGGGCGTTACGACAATGCGCCAATCGATATCATAACCAGCTCGAAAAAAATCGTGGATATTGACCGTTACTACAACACCGAACGCCTGCGTCCCAAATACAATAGTTTTGAACTGCAACCTCTCTTTTTAATGACAAGTCTTTAATCCAAAGTATTGCATGAGTGGCTACTCAATCATGTAGCCACTCTTACTTTATTAAAGCAAATTCATATTTTATCCTTTCAATTAATTTGTCTATTTTAGCACCGCCTTCCATGGGCACCCTACTATTTCAACCATCCCATTATCTTTTTTTATTAACTCAGCTGAATTTAAATCAGCAGAACAAACTTATTTTAGTATGTTAGAATTTTTAGGCATTTCTTATTTGGAATGGTTAGGTTATGCAGCGTCAATAATCGTATTTGTGTCACTTTCGATGACTTCAATTGTAAAGTTACGCTGGTATAACATGTTAGGTGCCGCCCTGTTTTCAACTTATGGTTTTTTAATTGGCTCTTACCCTGTAGCCTTCATGAACTTCTTAATTGTTTGCACCAATATTTATTATTTGGTAAAAATGTATCAGCATAAGGAAAACTTCAAAGTCATTGAAATCAACGGAAACGATGAAATTCTAAACTACTATCTGGAATCATACAAGAAAGATATTGCTAAATTCTTCCCTGATTTCACAAGAACTGAAGGCAAATTAAATGTTTTTGTATTGCGCGATATGTCGGTTGCAGGCATCTTTATTGGTGAGGTTAAAGATGATATCTTTAAAATTGATATTGATTATGCACTTCCCCAGTTCCGCGACTTTAAGGTTGCCAACTATTTGTATCAAAAACTTAGCGACATCCTTTCTCAACACGATGTAAAATGTATTGTTTGCGATTCAGATATTGAAGACAACTTGAAGTACATCAAAAAAATGGGCTTCGAAACCTGCACTCGTGAAGGCAAAAAAGTGATGTGTAAAAGCTTGTAATTAATGACTTTAATTCAGACTCGACATAAGAAATCCCGAAGCCAAAGCTTTGGGATTTTTTTATAAGCTAAATTTTAAATCCGAACAAAAAACTGTTTCAAGAAATACTTAATAATGACTATTTTTCTCATCAAATCCCTTAAAATCTTTTAAAACGTAGATTTTAAAATTATAAGTTTCTGCTCCACGGTGAAGAATTCTTCGAGTGGTAAAAGAGTCTAGCTGCTCAAAACTTGACTTTAAGTCGTCCTTAAGTGGATCTGTGCTAATATAAATTCCATAATAATTTTTATTAGTAAACTGTTCCAGTCCTGGCCAAAGGCTAAATTGATTCATCCGATTATTATAATTTAAGATGTAAGTTGTTGGTTGTTTATCGAGATAAAACTGCAATTCGGAACTGATATGATAACTATTGGAGAAAACAAAAAAACGTGTATCAGGTATATTGGCTTTCAAAGAATCAATATGTGTAGCAAGACTTTGCCAACCCGTCAATTTCTTTGTGGGATCCAATTCTGCAGGAACAATTTTCTGGATCCCCACTCTATCAAGAACCGATAAATTGGATAAAAGTAAAAGTAAGATAAAACTTGTACTTGCCAACAGGGCCAGACTACCAACTTTCTTTTTAATGACTGCCCAATGAGCCAAAGCAATCGGAATTGCTCCGTAAGCAAACATGGGCCAATTGACATTGATACCTGATTTTCTGGCAAATGCTATTGGTAAAAATGCAATAAAAACCAAAATCCCCGGAAGAATGAGAAACAACATTTCATCCGAAAGCTGTTTCCGAATCCACGATTTTATAATTTTAAAATAAAACACGATAAAAAATGGAGACAATACAGCTATTTGTCCAAGAATATACTCCAATAAATTCAAAGCCGTCTTTTTTATCGGAACTGAAACATCATTAGCACCACTGAGATATTGAAGGTGACGGAAACTTACAAAGTCATTTTTAATATTCCAGACAAGAACCGGTAAAAAAAACAAAAGACCTATACCAATTCCCATATAGAACTTTCGATTTCGAAGAATATAAGAATGACTCAGCAATATAAATACAAGTAGCCCAGGAATTAAGAATAATATTGTATACTTGGAAATGATACCCAAACCAAAGCTAATGCCAAACAAAACCCAATTCTTTAAAGAATCATTTTTAATAGCTTTCCAAAAGAAAAGCAGAGACAGAAGCCAAAATAGCAAAAGAGGACTATCCGTGGTAAAAAATAATGAAGGAATCCAAATAAAAGGCATGGCATAGGTCAAGAAAGAGGCTATAACAGCTGTTTTTCGATCATGAAAAAGTTCCAAAGCAAGAGAATAGCAGGTCATAGCAGTAGCAAACCCAATGAGAATGGCATTGATCCGAATACCAATAAGTGTATCACCTAAAATAGACGTAGAAATCCAATTCAAATAGGCTATTAAAGGGGGTTTGGAGTAGTAAGCTAGCTGAAGATGTCGAGACCATATCCAATATTGAGCCTCTTCTGAATCAATTTCTAAAGGGCCAAACTGTACATACAAAATTCTTAATATTGCAATAAAGACGTGTAAGGCCAGAAATAAATACAACACGGAATTCCTGCCAGAAAAAATAAAAGCTATTTTTTCCGGGATAAACTCAGATAAACGATGTGTATAGTGTCGTAAACGATTAATCATAAATTAAACAGGTATGAATCTATAAAACTGAACTGAAGATCCTTAAAC from Ancylomarina subtilis harbors:
- a CDS encoding DUF4159 domain-containing protein: MKKIIILFFIILFNHNAFSQESGVRIALLKYNGGGDWYANPSSLPNLIEFCKTNKIANIQAEPATVEVGSNELFSYPFVHLTGHGNIVFNSQEAHNLRLYLEAGGFLHVDDNYGLNAYFRREIKKVFPKEELVELPFSHPIYHQVYDFKTGLPKIHEHDGKAPQGFGIFHKGRLVCFYTYECDLGDGWEDPSVHNDTTENHNKALKMGANILAFVFSH
- a CDS encoding ArnT family glycosyltransferase, which gives rise to MINRLRHYTHRLSEFIPEKIAFIFSGRNSVLYLFLALHVFIAILRILYVQFGPLEIDSEEAQYWIWSRHLQLAYYSKPPLIAYLNWISTSILGDTLIGIRINAILIGFATAMTCYSLALELFHDRKTAVIASFLTYAMPFIWIPSLFFTTDSPLLLFWLLSLLFFWKAIKNDSLKNWVLFGISFGLGIISKYTILFLIPGLLVFILLSHSYILRNRKFYMGIGIGLLFFLPVLVWNIKNDFVSFRHLQYLSGANDVSVPIKKTALNLLEYILGQIAVLSPFFIVFYFKIIKSWIRKQLSDEMLFLILPGILVFIAFLPIAFARKSGINVNWPMFAYGAIPIALAHWAVIKKKVGSLALLASTSFILLLLLSNLSVLDRVGIQKIVPAELDPTKKLTGWQSLATHIDSLKANIPDTRFFVFSNSYHISSELQFYLDKQPTTYILNYNNRMNQFSLWPGLEQFTNKNYYGIYISTDPLKDDLKSSFEQLDSFTTRRILHRGAETYNFKIYVLKDFKGFDEKNSHY
- a CDS encoding 6-phosphofructokinase, producing MKIPKNTKGVIGILTGGGDVPGLNPAIRAVTIRALREGYTVLGIRKGWKGLIDIIRDEKADNSENYSILTEELVNRVGRTGGTFLHSSRINPSKTSKSRVPIHLQDKYNAEVNDLTEEVLANLAFLNIDYLIPIGGDDTLSYAVRLDMEGFKVVAIPKTMDNDVPGTDYCIGFSTCITRTISLTHSLRTSAGSHERFLVLEVFGRYAGFTSILPTLAGAANRCVIPEHKFDIHRLTQLMLEDRYKNPSRYSVVLISEGAAFTGEEMIFQDNVTDDYGHKKLGGIGERVSDQMKLLSLEYNKGVPVNVINQKLGYLVRCGDPDAIDSIVPMAFGNLALDLIIKGIHGRLITLRNGRYDNAPIDIITSSKKIVDIDRYYNTERLRPKYNSFELQPLFLMTSL
- a CDS encoding YgjV family protein: MLEFLGISYLEWLGYAASIIVFVSLSMTSIVKLRWYNMLGAALFSTYGFLIGSYPVAFMNFLIVCTNIYYLVKMYQHKENFKVIEINGNDEILNYYLESYKKDIAKFFPDFTRTEGKLNVFVLRDMSVAGIFIGEVKDDIFKIDIDYALPQFRDFKVANYLYQKLSDILSQHDVKCIVCDSDIEDNLKYIKKMGFETCTREGKKVMCKSL